The Flavobacterium praedii genome window below encodes:
- the glgA gene encoding glycogen synthase, giving the protein MKIALYTNEFPPNIYGGAGVHIDFLSQELAKLGQVEVRCFGDQKENKDSMHVEGINSCLTKMVDPENEHIKMFHNLSRNVEMAQATPKADIVHCHTWYTHLAGVFSRELLQVPLILTTHSLETHRPWKVEQLGNGYFMSRWIEANAYKTADGVIAVSEQMKTDVVEAYGVDPKKVTVIHNGIDPEFYKPTFDEALLAEYGIDPNIPFVLFVGRITRQKGISGLIEAAQYFTKNCQIVLCAGAPDTEEIAKETESLIAKLKSEREGVILISEMLPREKVKVLYSHARVFACPSLYEPFGIINLEAMACETPVVGSHVGGIPEIIVEGETGYLIPLESVSRTDFNPKDPIGFQKAFAAKINALLDNEELATAMGKAGRVRVLKQFSWESIAKTTFNYYQEVIARFVKEQA; this is encoded by the coding sequence ATGAAAATAGCGCTTTATACAAACGAATTTCCACCCAATATTTATGGTGGAGCAGGAGTTCATATTGATTTTTTGAGTCAAGAATTGGCTAAACTTGGGCAAGTTGAGGTTCGGTGTTTTGGAGATCAAAAGGAGAACAAGGATTCCATGCATGTGGAAGGAATTAATTCCTGTTTGACTAAAATGGTCGATCCAGAAAACGAACACATAAAGATGTTTCATAATTTAAGCCGAAATGTCGAAATGGCTCAAGCAACTCCTAAAGCTGATATTGTGCATTGCCATACTTGGTACACGCATTTGGCTGGTGTTTTTAGCAGAGAATTGCTGCAGGTACCGTTAATATTGACGACTCACAGTTTAGAAACGCATCGTCCTTGGAAGGTAGAACAATTGGGTAACGGTTATTTTATGTCCCGATGGATTGAAGCAAACGCTTACAAAACTGCCGATGGTGTGATTGCCGTGAGTGAACAAATGAAAACCGATGTTGTGGAAGCCTATGGTGTTGATCCCAAAAAAGTAACTGTAATCCATAACGGTATCGATCCCGAATTTTATAAACCGACTTTTGATGAGGCTTTGTTGGCTGAATATGGAATCGATCCAAATATTCCTTTTGTGCTTTTTGTAGGCCGAATTACTCGTCAAAAAGGAATTTCAGGATTGATTGAAGCAGCCCAATATTTTACTAAAAATTGCCAAATTGTACTTTGTGCAGGGGCTCCCGATACCGAAGAAATTGCTAAAGAAACGGAATCGCTTATTGCAAAATTAAAATCTGAAAGAGAAGGAGTAATTTTAATTTCGGAAATGTTACCACGTGAAAAAGTCAAAGTGCTGTACAGTCATGCTCGAGTTTTTGCTTGTCCTTCGTTATATGAGCCTTTCGGGATCATTAATTTGGAAGCTATGGCTTGTGAAACGCCCGTTGTGGGCAGTCATGTAGGTGGAATTCCTGAAATAATTGTGGAAGGAGAAACCGGTTATTTGATTCCGTTGGAAAGTGTTTCCAGAACAGATTTTAATCCAAAAGATCCAATTGGTTTTCAAAAAGCTTTTGCCGCCAAGATAAATGCATTGTTGGACAATGAGGAACTGGCAACAGCTATGGGTAAAGCTGGTCGCGTACGAGTGTTGAA
- a CDS encoding AI-2E family transporter → MNQKNPYFNNYNFEKIADTLIRLGVLFLLISWCYAILKPFVLILIWAAVIAIAFSPVYESIVKLFRGKKIVATVFLTIVLLSILIIPSVLVSQSLYEEVNNFSHTYQSGEHLIPPPGESTKNWPTITKPILEIWKSASEDISNVVFKYSDQLKIVGEWLLLALAGVGKGILQFIASIIIAMGLLLYSESITSVSKNIFIKLIGSNGEHYALITVITIRNVVKGFLGVALIQSLMVGAGFFMAGVPFAGILTIICLILAIIQIGIGPIAIPVVIYMYSVTDTTTATLLAIWIGITMISDNILKPIFLGRGNPPAPMLVIFLGAIGGFIYNGFIGLFLGAVILTLGYKFFLSWIEMIEDEKIEE, encoded by the coding sequence ATGAATCAAAAAAATCCGTATTTCAACAACTATAATTTCGAAAAAATAGCTGATACGCTCATCCGACTTGGTGTTCTTTTTTTATTGATAAGCTGGTGTTATGCCATCTTGAAACCCTTTGTCCTCATCCTGATTTGGGCTGCTGTAATCGCTATAGCTTTCAGTCCCGTTTATGAATCGATCGTTAAATTATTTAGAGGTAAAAAAATAGTGGCCACTGTTTTTTTGACGATAGTTCTACTCAGTATCCTCATAATCCCCAGTGTATTAGTTTCCCAATCCTTATACGAAGAGGTGAATAATTTCAGCCATACGTATCAATCAGGAGAACACCTAATTCCTCCTCCGGGAGAAAGCACCAAGAATTGGCCAACTATTACTAAACCAATATTAGAAATTTGGAAAAGTGCCTCAGAGGACATTTCAAATGTGGTTTTCAAATATTCCGATCAATTAAAAATAGTTGGAGAATGGCTATTACTTGCCTTAGCAGGAGTTGGTAAAGGTATATTGCAATTTATCGCCTCCATAATCATAGCTATGGGATTATTATTGTATTCGGAATCAATAACATCGGTTTCCAAAAACATATTCATCAAACTAATAGGATCCAATGGAGAACATTATGCTTTGATCACTGTAATAACCATACGCAATGTGGTAAAAGGGTTTCTGGGAGTTGCCCTTATTCAGTCCTTAATGGTTGGAGCAGGCTTTTTTATGGCAGGTGTTCCCTTTGCAGGAATTTTGACAATCATTTGTCTCATACTCGCCATAATCCAAATAGGAATAGGTCCAATTGCTATTCCTGTTGTTATTTATATGTATTCGGTAACCGATACTACTACTGCTACACTTTTAGCTATTTGGATTGGCATCACGATGATTTCGGACAACATATTAAAACCAATCTTTCTGGGCAGAGGCAATCCACCTGCGCCGATGCTCGTGATATTTCTAGGTGCCATTGGAGGATTCATTTACAACGGATTCATTGGTTTATTCTTAGGAGCTGTAATTTTAACCTTAGGCTATAAATTCTTCCTTTCTTGGATAGAAATGATAGAAGACGAAAAGATAGAGGAATAG
- a CDS encoding molybdopterin molybdotransferase MoeA: MLFKIEYSVKYKPMISVPEAFSILEHNLPVLQEVEISLFQARKHILAQSLMSPINMPPFRQSAMDGYALCLHDALVYVIVSEIKAGDSHLVNLIPGQAVKIFTGAAVPDSAQAVIQIEKVAANGTQLLLDELVAPETNVRPIGEQISAGDLALQKGTLLNAAAIGFLAGLGFTKIPVYKKPKVGIVVTGNELSKAGTPLEYGKVYESNGIMLQSALIDAFYDEVTIYEVNDDFENTKNKLNEALTANDVVLVSGGISVGDYDFVARALKDLQVETLFYKVNQKPGKPLFAGKLNNKVVFALPGNPAACLTCFYVYVLPTLTILSGAEANYQQAVLLPLAHDFEVKNTRSQFLKASINNGEAEILTHQNSSMLNSFSVSNGLVYVPHGHYELKKGDKVEVYLL; encoded by the coding sequence ATGCTGTTTAAAATAGAATATAGCGTAAAATATAAACCTATGATTTCCGTTCCAGAAGCCTTTTCAATATTAGAACATAATTTGCCTGTTTTGCAGGAAGTGGAGATTTCTTTATTTCAAGCAAGAAAACATATTCTAGCACAATCGCTGATGTCGCCTATTAATATGCCGCCTTTTCGGCAATCGGCTATGGATGGTTATGCTTTGTGTTTGCATGATGCTTTGGTTTATGTAATTGTTAGTGAAATAAAAGCGGGAGATTCTCACTTGGTAAATTTAATTCCAGGACAAGCCGTAAAGATTTTTACCGGTGCTGCTGTGCCCGATTCGGCGCAAGCAGTTATCCAAATTGAAAAAGTAGCAGCAAACGGAACGCAATTGCTGCTGGACGAATTGGTAGCGCCTGAAACGAATGTTAGACCAATTGGTGAACAGATTTCAGCAGGGGATTTGGCACTCCAAAAAGGAACTTTGTTAAATGCTGCTGCCATCGGTTTTTTGGCAGGGCTTGGTTTTACAAAAATTCCTGTATATAAAAAACCAAAGGTTGGGATTGTAGTTACTGGTAATGAATTGTCAAAAGCCGGAACACCTCTTGAATACGGCAAAGTCTATGAGAGTAATGGTATCATGCTGCAATCGGCTTTAATTGACGCTTTTTATGATGAAGTTACTATATATGAAGTCAATGATGATTTTGAGAATACTAAAAACAAACTGAATGAGGCGTTAACTGCCAATGATGTAGTTTTAGTTTCGGGAGGAATATCGGTTGGGGATTATGATTTTGTGGCTCGTGCGTTAAAAGATCTTCAAGTAGAAACGCTATTCTACAAAGTCAACCAAAAACCTGGGAAGCCTTTATTCGCAGGAAAGTTAAATAATAAAGTGGTTTTTGCATTGCCCGGAAATCCTGCTGCTTGTCTAACTTGTTTTTATGTATACGTTTTGCCTACATTAACCATTTTGTCTGGGGCTGAAGCCAATTATCAACAGGCTGTTTTACTTCCATTAGCCCATGATTTTGAAGTAAAAAATACCCGTTCCCAATTTTTGAAAGCGAGTATTAACAATGGAGAAGCCGAAATTCTGACGCATCAAAATTCATCTATGCTCAATTCTTTCTCCGTTTCCAATGGATTGGTTTATGTACCTCACGGTCATTATGAACTGAAAAAAGGAGATAAAGTTGAAGTGTATTTACTCTAG
- a CDS encoding TonB-dependent receptor plug domain-containing protein codes for MKKTTFLLLLSFFSTITFFAQQKQKDSIVAKPLNEVIVIGKKTKLYQKQSKPLATIDEYLQQSSKVEMIKRGGYAWEPILNSMATERTLVTIDGMRIFGACTDKMDPITSYVEVSNLAEATVVSGQEGGCHGATIGGAIDLKKNQSNFSNLGWNTTLNAGYESNSNQKIIGSAVSFVDKSFYIDTDFMFRKAANYFAGNNKEIQFSQFQKLNISASSGVRLDTDKMVKASVIYDKATDVGYPALPMDVSLAKALITSLSYEYAPTGVTLQSWESKLYYNTITHTMDDTKRPEVPIHMDMPGWSDTYGMYSKAKGIFGAHHFTADVSSFYNRSVAEMTMYPNDPNENLMFMYTWPDVRTLYYGLFLEDNLVLNPHSNLLFTASIASHTNKVASQFGLESLQIFYPKMDALNKRILGSFSSKYSYAKNGFEYGLGFGFGERAPAVSEGYGFYLFNSFDGYDYIGNPDLANEQSLESSLSFGYSKSKWSSKVSATFFHVSNYIVGVPDAKLIPMTIGANGVKIYKALDYATIFNIDLNLEYQILESLKWQSQLVYAYGKDSNNRNLPFISPFSYSSAFNYLKNRVSASIAIVGNATQSQFSPYYGENETPDYAVLNTSVGYSFYVEKIKWNVRAGVENVFDTYYSTFSSWNNIPSQGRNFVLNLNFGF; via the coding sequence ATGAAAAAAACAACTTTTCTTCTACTGCTGTCTTTTTTTAGTACTATAACTTTTTTTGCCCAACAAAAACAAAAGGATTCAATTGTTGCCAAACCACTGAATGAAGTTATTGTTATTGGAAAGAAAACCAAACTGTATCAAAAACAAAGCAAACCACTTGCCACGATTGATGAATACCTTCAACAATCTTCCAAAGTAGAAATGATTAAAAGAGGCGGTTATGCTTGGGAACCGATTCTCAATAGTATGGCTACCGAACGTACATTGGTTACTATAGACGGTATGCGTATTTTTGGTGCCTGTACAGACAAAATGGATCCAATTACTTCTTATGTAGAGGTTTCAAATCTGGCCGAAGCTACCGTTGTTTCCGGTCAAGAAGGTGGTTGTCACGGAGCTACAATTGGTGGTGCTATTGATTTAAAAAAAAATCAAAGCAATTTTTCGAATTTAGGTTGGAATACCACTTTGAATGCGGGTTATGAGTCGAATAGTAATCAGAAAATTATTGGATCGGCTGTCAGTTTTGTAGACAAATCGTTTTATATCGATACTGATTTTATGTTCCGAAAAGCAGCTAATTATTTTGCTGGAAACAACAAAGAAATTCAATTTTCTCAGTTTCAAAAGTTGAATATATCGGCTTCTTCTGGAGTACGATTGGATACGGATAAAATGGTAAAAGCATCCGTTATTTATGACAAAGCAACCGATGTAGGTTATCCCGCTTTACCAATGGATGTTTCTTTAGCGAAAGCATTGATAACTTCTTTGAGTTATGAATATGCTCCCACAGGAGTAACTCTTCAATCTTGGGAATCCAAGTTGTACTACAATACTATAACGCATACTATGGACGATACCAAGCGCCCTGAGGTTCCCATTCACATGGATATGCCAGGCTGGAGTGATACGTATGGAATGTATTCAAAAGCAAAAGGTATTTTTGGAGCACATCATTTCACGGCTGATGTTAGTTCATTCTACAATCGTTCTGTCGCCGAAATGACGATGTATCCCAATGATCCAAACGAGAACTTGATGTTCATGTACACTTGGCCCGATGTGAGGACGTTGTATTATGGATTGTTCTTAGAGGATAATCTGGTTTTAAATCCCCATTCAAATTTGCTGTTTACAGCTAGTATTGCCAGTCATACTAATAAAGTTGCCAGTCAATTTGGATTGGAAAGTCTGCAGATTTTTTATCCCAAAATGGATGCTCTCAATAAGAGGATTCTTGGCAGTTTTTCGAGCAAATATAGTTATGCTAAAAATGGTTTCGAATATGGGTTAGGATTTGGATTTGGAGAACGTGCACCGGCAGTTTCCGAAGGCTATGGTTTTTATTTGTTCAACAGCTTTGATGGATACGATTATATAGGGAATCCCGATTTGGCCAATGAGCAATCTCTGGAGTCGAGTCTGTCTTTTGGCTATTCAAAAAGCAAGTGGAGTTCTAAAGTATCGGCAACTTTTTTTCATGTTTCCAACTACATTGTGGGCGTTCCTGATGCAAAATTAATTCCGATGACAATTGGTGCCAATGGAGTAAAAATATACAAAGCTTTAGATTATGCCACGATTTTTAATATTGATTTGAATTTAGAATATCAAATTTTAGAAAGTTTAAAATGGCAATCACAGCTGGTTTATGCCTATGGCAAGGATAGCAACAATAGGAATTTACCTTTTATCAGTCCGTTTAGTTATTCGAGCGCTTTTAATTATTTAAAAAATAGAGTTTCGGCCTCGATTGCTATTGTTGGAAACGCCACTCAATCACAATTTAGTCCGTATTATGGAGAGAATGAAACGCCCGATTATGCAGTTTTAAATACGTCTGTTGGTTATTCTTTTTATGTTGAAAAAATCAAATGGAATGTTAGGGCAGGAGTCGAGAATGTTTTCGATACGTATTATTCTACTTTTTCTAGCTGGAACAACATTCCGAGCCAAGGAAGAAATTTTGTTTTGAATTTAAATTTTGGATTCTAA
- the hemL gene encoding glutamate-1-semialdehyde 2,1-aminomutase codes for MIYKRSSELFAEAEKVIPGGVNSPVRAFKAVGGTPIFVKSAKGAYLYDEDGNRLIDYINSWGPMILGHAYEPVVEAVIQKAKLGTSFGMPTELETQIAALAVSMVPNIDKIRFVNSGTEACMSAVRLARGFTKRDKIIKFAGCYHGHSDSFLIQAGSGAVTFGTPNSPGVTAGTAKDTLLAKYNDLENVATLIEANKNEIAAIIVEPVAGNMGCIPPAKGFLEGLRELCTANGILLIFDEVMTGFRLARGGVQELFNINADIVCFGKVIGGGLPVGAFAARAEIMNFLAPLGPVYQAGTLSGNPLAMAAGLAMLQALDTDRAIFKRLEEKTAYLGAGIERVLKANNVVFTINRIGSMISVHFDANPVTDFKSAAAGDNETFKKFFHGLVAEGIYIAPSAYETWFITDALTYEDLDFTIQAIDKVSKTF; via the coding sequence ATGATATACAAAAGAAGTAGTGAACTTTTTGCGGAAGCAGAAAAAGTAATCCCAGGAGGAGTAAATTCACCAGTAAGAGCGTTTAAAGCTGTGGGCGGAACACCAATATTTGTAAAAAGTGCCAAAGGAGCCTATTTGTACGATGAAGACGGAAACCGTTTAATCGACTATATTAATTCTTGGGGACCAATGATTTTGGGTCATGCCTACGAACCGGTGGTCGAAGCCGTAATTCAAAAAGCCAAATTAGGAACGTCTTTCGGAATGCCAACCGAATTGGAAACTCAAATTGCAGCACTTGCCGTTTCGATGGTTCCAAATATAGATAAAATCCGTTTTGTAAATTCGGGCACAGAAGCGTGTATGAGCGCGGTGCGTTTGGCTCGTGGATTTACCAAAAGAGACAAAATAATCAAATTCGCAGGTTGTTATCACGGACATTCCGATTCGTTTTTAATTCAAGCGGGGAGTGGTGCTGTTACTTTTGGAACACCAAACAGTCCAGGTGTAACTGCTGGAACTGCCAAAGACACTTTACTAGCCAAATACAATGATTTGGAAAATGTGGCTACTTTAATCGAAGCCAATAAAAATGAAATTGCCGCTATAATTGTAGAACCCGTTGCAGGAAATATGGGTTGTATTCCACCTGCTAAAGGATTTCTAGAAGGATTGCGCGAGTTGTGTACAGCAAATGGAATCCTATTGATTTTTGATGAGGTAATGACAGGTTTCAGATTGGCCAGAGGTGGAGTTCAAGAATTGTTCAATATTAATGCCGATATTGTTTGTTTCGGAAAAGTAATTGGTGGTGGTTTGCCCGTTGGAGCTTTTGCAGCTCGTGCCGAAATTATGAATTTCTTGGCGCCATTAGGGCCTGTTTATCAAGCGGGAACGTTGTCCGGAAACCCATTGGCTATGGCTGCTGGATTGGCCATGTTGCAAGCATTAGATACTGATCGCGCTATTTTTAAAAGATTAGAAGAGAAAACAGCTTATTTAGGAGCTGGAATCGAAAGGGTATTGAAAGCCAATAATGTGGTTTTTACCATCAATAGAATTGGTTCGATGATTTCAGTTCACTTTGATGCCAATCCAGTAACCGATTTTAAATCTGCAGCTGCGGGAGATAATGAAACGTTCAAGAAATTCTTCCACGGATTAGTGGCCGAAGGAATCTATATCGCGCCATCTGCGTATGAAACTTGGTTCATCACCGATGCATTAACGTATGAAGACTTGGATTTCACCATTCAAGCGATTGATAAAGTTTCTAAAACATTTTAA
- a CDS encoding glucosaminidase domain-containing protein translates to MVKKIFSFLLFIFLMSCGSSKPTIVTTKKPVGWKYSKPIQNGSSRKVGTQSTSKPMTINEVTNAYIAQYNAVAMANMKTYGIPASIILAQGILESGSGKSDLAVTANNHFGIKCHNDWTGDKVYKDDDSLQECFRKYNQASESYQDHATVLTGKKRYANLFTLPKADYKAWAKGLRDAGYATDPRYPEKLISYIETYNLSQYDTKVLGNKMAKEEAKVLLDDNFGTDEASLYEIQKGDTFYSVSKKFNLTVDELKQKNNLTENALSIGQKLIVK, encoded by the coding sequence ATGGTTAAGAAAATATTTTCATTTCTTTTATTTATATTTCTTATGAGCTGTGGCTCTTCGAAACCTACAATAGTTACTACCAAAAAACCAGTAGGGTGGAAATATTCCAAACCAATCCAAAACGGCAGCAGTAGAAAAGTTGGTACACAGTCCACTTCAAAACCAATGACTATAAATGAAGTAACAAATGCCTATATTGCACAATATAATGCCGTTGCAATGGCCAATATGAAAACCTATGGAATTCCTGCAAGCATTATTTTGGCACAAGGAATTTTGGAATCCGGATCAGGAAAAAGTGATTTGGCTGTAACTGCCAACAACCATTTTGGAATCAAATGCCATAACGATTGGACGGGAGACAAGGTTTATAAAGACGATGATTCGTTGCAAGAATGCTTTCGAAAATACAATCAAGCTTCTGAATCCTACCAAGATCACGCGACGGTATTGACAGGAAAAAAAAGATATGCCAATTTATTTACTTTGCCCAAAGCGGATTACAAAGCTTGGGCAAAAGGACTGAGAGACGCTGGTTATGCCACCGATCCTAGATATCCAGAAAAATTAATAAGCTATATAGAAACTTATAATTTAAGCCAATACGACACTAAAGTTTTAGGAAATAAAATGGCAAAAGAAGAAGCCAAAGTATTGCTTGATGATAATTTTGGAACTGATGAAGCCAGTTTGTACGAAATTCAAAAAGGAGATACTTTTTATTCGGTTTCTAAAAAATTCAATTTAACGGTTGACGAATTAAAGCAGAAAAATAATCTAACTGAGAATGCACTTTCGATAGGACAGAAGTTGATAGTGAAATAG
- a CDS encoding 1-aminocyclopropane-1-carboxylate deaminase/D-cysteine desulfhydrase yields MNQKITYELPNGIYLEIKREDLLHPFISGNKFRKLKYNLLQAKAENQETVLTFGGAYSNHIAAVAYAGKEQGFKTIGVIRGDELGDKIAENPTLKFAQECGMEFEFVTRESYRFKAEPNFIANLRQKFGSFYLVPEGGTNEYAIKGCEEILTKEDAKFDYICCAVGTGGTISGIINSALPHQKILGFPALKGDFLKDETPMNKFSSKLNRNGVPDDLRQITTFSEEICKFATNANWELITEYHFGGYGKVNEELIQFVNDFYKQTQVPLDPIYTGKMVFGVIDLIQKNYFPSNSKILLIHTGGLQGIQGMNALLKSKNKTVIQFQ; encoded by the coding sequence TTGAATCAAAAAATAACATACGAACTGCCCAACGGAATCTATCTTGAAATAAAAAGAGAAGATTTGCTTCATCCTTTTATATCAGGGAATAAATTCAGGAAGCTAAAGTACAATTTGCTACAGGCGAAAGCCGAGAATCAGGAAACAGTACTTACTTTCGGCGGTGCGTATTCCAATCATATTGCGGCGGTGGCCTATGCGGGAAAAGAACAAGGTTTTAAAACCATTGGAGTGATTCGCGGAGATGAATTGGGTGATAAAATTGCCGAAAATCCAACGTTAAAATTTGCCCAAGAATGCGGAATGGAATTCGAATTCGTTACCAGAGAATCCTATCGATTCAAAGCCGAACCTAATTTTATTGCCAATCTACGGCAGAAATTCGGATCGTTTTATCTCGTTCCAGAAGGCGGAACAAATGAATATGCAATAAAAGGTTGCGAAGAAATTTTGACGAAGGAAGATGCTAAATTTGATTACATATGTTGTGCGGTCGGAACAGGGGGAACCATTTCGGGAATTATAAACAGTGCTTTGCCACACCAAAAAATTTTGGGATTTCCAGCATTAAAAGGAGACTTTTTAAAAGATGAAACGCCCATGAATAAATTTTCTTCCAAATTAAATAGAAATGGCGTTCCTGACGACCTTAGGCAAATAACTACTTTTTCGGAAGAAATTTGTAAATTTGCCACCAATGCAAATTGGGAATTGATCACAGAGTATCATTTTGGAGGCTATGGAAAGGTAAATGAAGAACTGATTCAGTTTGTAAATGATTTTTACAAACAAACGCAAGTGCCATTAGACCCTATTTATACTGGAAAGATGGTTTTTGGCGTTATAGATTTAATTCAGAAAAACTATTTCCCCAGTAATAGCAAAATTTTATTGATTCATACTGGAGGATTGCAAGGAATTCAAGGGATGAATGCGCTTTTAAAAAGCAAAAATAAAACAGTGATTCAATTTCAATAG
- a CDS encoding DUF5522 domain-containing protein — protein sequence MAEQSNENKLIEGEDFYYTPEGYKCFTEKHHLKRGYCCKSGCRHCPYGFDKKTGLLKK from the coding sequence ATGGCAGAACAAAGTAATGAAAATAAATTAATAGAAGGTGAAGATTTTTATTATACACCCGAAGGTTACAAATGTTTTACCGAAAAGCACCATTTGAAAAGAGGGTATTGTTGTAAAAGCGGCTGTCGTCATTGTCCCTATGGATTTGATAAGAAAACAGGGCTTTTGAAAAAGTGA
- a CDS encoding urocanate hydratase yields MTFQEQIQQGIPSILPQPKPYEANINHAPKRKEILSDDEKKLALRNALRYFEPKHHAELIPEFRNELETYGRIYMYRLRPDYKMYARPISEYPGKCEQAKAIMLMIQNNLDYAVAQHPHELITYGGNGAVFSNWAQYLLTMKYLSEMTDEQTLTMYSGHPMGLFPSHKEAPRVVVTNGMVIPNYSQPDDWEKMNALGVSQYGQMTAGSYMYIGPQGIVHGTTITVLNGFRKIKRSPKGGLFVTSGLGGMSGAQPKAGNIAGCITVCAEVNAKITHIRHSQGWINEVVQDIDELVKRVALAKANNETVSIAYLGNVVDVWERFDEENLYIDLGSDQTSLHNPWAGGYYPVGISFEEANDMMANNPALFKEKVQETLRRHTTAINKHTAKGTYFFDYGNAFLLEASRAGADIMAENKIDFRYPSYVQDIMGPMCFDYGFGPFRWVCASGKPEDLAKTDTIACQVLEEMAKTAPIEIQQQMQDNIQWIKGAQENKLVVGSQARILYADAEGRVKIAEAFNQAIAKGEIETVVLGRDHHDVSGTDSPYRETSNIYDGSRFTADMAIQNVIGDSFRGATWVSIHNGGGVGWGEVINGGFGMVLDGSKEASRRLASMLFWDVNNGISRRSWARNEGAVFAIKRAMEVEPLLKVTLPNLVDDALLN; encoded by the coding sequence ATGACTTTTCAAGAACAAATACAACAAGGAATTCCTTCTATATTACCTCAGCCGAAACCGTATGAGGCCAACATTAATCACGCGCCTAAGCGAAAAGAAATCTTGTCTGACGATGAGAAAAAACTAGCGCTACGTAATGCTTTGCGCTATTTTGAGCCGAAACATCACGCAGAGTTAATTCCTGAATTTCGCAATGAACTAGAGACTTATGGCCGTATTTATATGTACCGTCTGCGTCCTGATTATAAAATGTATGCCCGTCCAATCTCGGAATATCCTGGAAAATGTGAGCAAGCCAAAGCCATTATGCTGATGATTCAGAACAATCTGGATTATGCGGTGGCGCAACATCCGCACGAATTGATTACTTATGGCGGAAACGGTGCGGTTTTCTCGAACTGGGCGCAATATTTATTGACGATGAAATACTTATCGGAAATGACCGATGAGCAAACGTTGACGATGTATTCCGGGCATCCGATGGGATTGTTTCCTTCCCACAAAGAGGCGCCGAGAGTGGTGGTTACGAATGGAATGGTAATTCCAAATTATTCTCAACCCGATGATTGGGAGAAAATGAATGCTTTGGGCGTTTCCCAATACGGGCAAATGACCGCAGGCAGTTACATGTATATTGGGCCGCAGGGAATTGTTCACGGAACGACAATCACGGTTTTGAACGGTTTCAGAAAAATAAAACGTTCCCCAAAAGGAGGTTTATTTGTCACCTCAGGACTTGGCGGAATGAGTGGCGCGCAACCCAAAGCGGGAAATATTGCGGGTTGTATCACGGTTTGTGCCGAGGTAAATGCCAAAATCACGCACATTCGACACAGTCAAGGTTGGATTAATGAAGTGGTACAAGACATTGACGAATTGGTCAAAAGAGTGGCGCTGGCGAAAGCCAATAACGAAACGGTTTCTATTGCCTACCTTGGAAATGTGGTGGATGTTTGGGAACGTTTTGACGAAGAAAACCTTTATATTGATTTGGGTTCCGACCAAACTTCACTACACAATCCGTGGGCAGGTGGGTATTATCCAGTTGGAATTTCATTTGAAGAAGCCAATGATATGATGGCGAACAATCCTGCTTTATTCAAGGAAAAAGTACAAGAAACTTTGCGTCGACACACAACAGCTATCAACAAACACACGGCCAAAGGAACGTACTTCTTTGATTACGGAAATGCCTTTTTACTGGAAGCTTCTCGTGCAGGAGCCGATATTATGGCCGAAAATAAAATTGATTTCAGATATCCGAGCTACGTGCAGGATATTATGGGACCTATGTGTTTTGACTATGGTTTTGGTCCTTTCCGTTGGGTTTGTGCTTCCGGAAAGCCAGAAGATTTAGCCAAAACTGATACTATTGCTTGTCAAGTTCTGGAAGAAATGGCTAAAACTGCTCCTATTGAAATTCAGCAACAAATGCAGGATAATATTCAGTGGATCAAAGGCGCACAAGAAAATAAATTGGTTGTGGGATCTCAAGCCCGAATCCTATATGCTGATGCCGAAGGTCGTGTGAAAATTGCCGAAGCTTTTAATCAGGCGATTGCCAAAGGAGAGATCGAAACCGTGGTTTTGGGTCGCGATCATCATGACGTTTCGGGAACGGATTCTCCTTACAGAGAAACTTCCAATATTTATGACGGGTCTCGTTTTACGGCGGATATGGCGATTCAAAACGTAATCGGAGACAGTTTCCGTGGCGCCACTTGGGTTTCCATACACAATGGTGGTGGCGTTGGCTGGGGTGAGGTGATCAACGGTGGTTTCGGGATGGTATTGGACGGTTCCAAAGAAGCTTCTCGACGCTTGGCTTCCATGCTTTTTTGGGATGTCAACAACGGAATCTCAAGACGTAGTTGGGCCCGTAACGAAGGAGCTGTCTTCGCCATCAAACGTGCTATGGAAGTTGAACCTTTATTAAAAGTAACATTACCGAATTTAGTGGATGATGCCTTATTGAATTAG